CGACCCCTTGGTGGTGTAGCCCTTGATGTGCCGGACCGCGCGGAGGAAGTCGCTCGCGTCGTCCTGGCGCTGGAAGCCGATCACGTCGGCACCGAGCAGCCCGTCGAGGATCTGCGCGCGCCAGGGCAGCTGCGCGTAGATGCCGACCGGTGGGAACGGGATGTGGTTGAAGAAGCCGATCGTCAGGTCGGGGCGGCGCTCCCGCAGCAGCGCCGGCAGGAGCTGCAGCTGGTAGTCCTGCACCCACACGATGCCGTCCTGCTCGACGATCTCGGCGATCTGGTCGGCGAAGCGCTCGTTGACGCGTCGGTACGCGATCCACCAGTCGCGGTGGTAGCTCGGGTGCTCGATGACGTCGTGGTAGAGCGGCCACAGCGTGTCGTTGCTGAACCCCTCGTAGTACTCCTCGACGTCGGCGGCGCTGAGCGGCACCGGCACGATGTGGATGCCCTCGTTGTCGAACGGTGCGACCTCGACGTCCGGCTGGCCGACCCACCCGACCCAGGCGCCGTCGTTGGCGCGCATGACCGGTTCGAGCGCCGTCACCAGCCCGCCGGGCGAGTGCCGCCACCCCTCGTTGCCGTCCTCGTCGACGACGCGGTCCACCGGGAGGCGGTTCGAGGCGACGACGAAGGCGTAGCGGTCCGGGTCGGTGTCTGCTGCCATGGGGTGCTGGTGTCTCCGTTCCCTCCGGCCGGTGCGCCGGGATCGAGGCCGACGGTACCAGCGGAGGGGCGGCCGGCTCTCGGTGCGCCGTCACTAGGCTCGTCGCCATGGTCATGACACGGGCGTGGCGGGACGGCACCGCGGTGGAGCGGGACTTCCCCGTCGAACGGGTGTCGGACCTGCTGGAGCGCGACGACGGCACCTTCGTGTGGGTGGACCACGTCGACCCGGACCCCGGTGACCTGGACCAGCTCGAGGACGAGCTCGGGGTGCACGCGCTCGCGGTCGAGGACGCCCTCGAGCACGGGCAGCGGCCGAAGCTCGACCGCTACCGGGACAGCCTGTTCCTGGTCGTCTACGACGTCGACGGCCTCGACGCCGAGGGCGAGCTCGTCACGCACGAGGTGAAGGCCTTCGTCACGCACCGGGCGCTCGTGACCATCCACGGCCCCGACGTCGACCTCGGCGCCGTCGAACGGCGGCTGGAGGCGAACGCCGACCTGGCCGACCGCGGGGTGCCCTGGCTCGTCTGGGGACTCCTCGACGCCGTCGTCGACCACGCCACGAAGGCCGTCGAGGACATCGAGGCACGCATCGACGACCTCGAGGACGACCTGTTCGAGCACGGGGACCCGCGCGAGCAGCAGGTCCAGCGCCGGTCCTTCCGGCTGCGGAAGGCGCTCGGCGTGCTCCGGCGGCAGGTCGTGCCCACGCGCGACAGCGTCGGGTCCCTGCTGCACGGCGACGCCGAGACGATCGCCGACGGCATCCGCCCGTACCTCCGTGACGTCGAGGACCACCTCGTGACGATCGCGGACTCGGTCGAGCAGCTCCGCGACGCGGTGTCGAGCGTCCTCGACACGAACCTGAACCTGGCGTCGAACCGGCAGAACACCGTGATGAAGAAGGTGACGAGCTGGGCGGCGATCATCGCGATCCCGACCGCCATCACCGGGTTCTTCGGGCAGAACGTGACGTTCCCCGGGGAGGGGCACTGGAGCGGACTGGCCGCGTCGGTGTCGCTGATCGTCGCGACGTCGCTCGTGCTCTACCGCGTGTTCAAGAGCAAGGACTGGCTGTAGCCGGCCGCCTCAGAGCTGCAGCGCGAGCACACCGGCGACGACGGTGAGCGGCGCGACCACGCACCCCAGCGCCATGTAGCGTCCCCACGACAGGTGCACGCCCTCGGCCGACAGCCGTGCGTGCCACAGCAGCGTCGCGAGCGAGGCCCACGGCGTGATGAGGCACCCCGCGTTCACGCCGACCAGGAGCGCCGCGTAGCGCAGCGCCTCGTGGCCGGCGGCCGGCTCGAGCACCAGGTACGCGGGCAGGTTGTCGATCGCGTTCGCCGCGACCCCGCCGGCACCGCCGAGCAGCAGGAGCGACCCGGTGTCGGTGCCACCGGACAGCGCCTGCACGATCGGGTCGGTGAGCCCCGTGGCGTGCAGGGTCTCGACGACGACGAACAGCCCGGCCGCGAAGACGAGCGTCGCCCAGGGGACGCGGGACGGCCGGAGCTCGGACGGCGCGCGGAACGCGGCGACGACGACGAGCAGCGCCGCCGCGACGAGCGCCGCGACCCAGACCGTCACGCCGGCGGTCAGCGCGACCACGAGCAGGACGAGCACCACCGAGGCCGCCCAGAAGAACAGCGGGTCGCGCGGCCGTCGCACGTCGACCGGCGTGTACCGGCCGAAGAGCTTCCCGCGGAACACCACGAGGAGCACCGCGCACGGCACGACGACCCCGGCGAGCGCCGCCCACACCATGAGGCCGGCGAACGGGATCGGGCCGTCGAGGCCGATCCCGTCGACGGCGAGCAGGTTCGTCAGGTTCGACACCGGCAGCAGGAGCGACGCCGTGTTGGCGAGCCACACGGTCGTGAGCGCGAAGGGCATCGGCGGCAGCCCGACGCGACGCGCGAGCGTGATGACGATCGGGGTGAGGAGCACCGCCGTGGTGTCGATGCTCAGGAAGACCGTGCAGACCACCGCGAGCACGACGACGGCCGCCCAGAGGCCGATCGTGCGCCCGCCGCCGACCCGGGCCGCCAGGTCGGCGAGCCGGTCGAAGACCCCGGCGTCGGCCGCGAGCTCCGACACGATCGTCAGCCCGAGCACGAACGCGAGCACCGGGACGACCCGGTCGGCCAGCGCGCCGAGGTCCGAGAGGGGCAGCAGCCCGAGCGCGACGCAGACGGCGCCCACGACGAGCAGCACTCCCCCGATGACGGCCTGGCGCACGGTGTCTCCTCGCTCTGCGGACCGGCAGGGCGACCGGCGGCGCTCCAATGTAGCGGCC
The sequence above is drawn from the Curtobacterium sp. MR_MD2014 genome and encodes:
- a CDS encoding SLC13 family permease; translation: MRQAVIGGVLLVVGAVCVALGLLPLSDLGALADRVVPVLAFVLGLTIVSELAADAGVFDRLADLAARVGGGRTIGLWAAVVVLAVVCTVFLSIDTTAVLLTPIVITLARRVGLPPMPFALTTVWLANTASLLLPVSNLTNLLAVDGIGLDGPIPFAGLMVWAALAGVVVPCAVLLVVFRGKLFGRYTPVDVRRPRDPLFFWAASVVLVLLVVALTAGVTVWVAALVAAALLVVVAAFRAPSELRPSRVPWATLVFAAGLFVVVETLHATGLTDPIVQALSGGTDTGSLLLLGGAGGVAANAIDNLPAYLVLEPAAGHEALRYAALLVGVNAGCLITPWASLATLLWHARLSAEGVHLSWGRYMALGCVVAPLTVVAGVLALQL
- a CDS encoding magnesium transporter CorA family protein, coding for MVMTRAWRDGTAVERDFPVERVSDLLERDDGTFVWVDHVDPDPGDLDQLEDELGVHALAVEDALEHGQRPKLDRYRDSLFLVVYDVDGLDAEGELVTHEVKAFVTHRALVTIHGPDVDLGAVERRLEANADLADRGVPWLVWGLLDAVVDHATKAVEDIEARIDDLEDDLFEHGDPREQQVQRRSFRLRKALGVLRRQVVPTRDSVGSLLHGDAETIADGIRPYLRDVEDHLVTIADSVEQLRDAVSSVLDTNLNLASNRQNTVMKKVTSWAAIIAIPTAITGFFGQNVTFPGEGHWSGLAASVSLIVATSLVLYRVFKSKDWL